DNA sequence from the Coffea arabica cultivar ET-39 chromosome 11c, Coffea Arabica ET-39 HiFi, whole genome shotgun sequence genome:
aGGAGGAGTGAAGTGAAGGGGGAAACAAATGAATGAAAGAGAcaaaagagagggagaaagggcGGTGGGCTAGTACAAGAGAAGGAAGGGTGCCAGTGCAAGTGGGAGAACAGAATCATATGCTGTGAATCTGTGAAATGCGCCATGCATCATCATCACCTTTACTCTACTCTCTGTCCGTGCGTgcctgtgtgtgtgtgtgaaaaaCCAACCTAGATTTGCATACCTAAAACCAAAAATACTTCTCTACTGAAGTTTTTAGAATGTGCgctttaaaaaatcaaaaaaaaggaaaaaaaaaaaaaaaaaaaaaagaacttattGCTCTCTCTTGTACGCACTAGCCATTGCTTTACCTTGTCCTGCTTGCTATGCTCCCACGCTAACCGGACCACACTTTCTGTtcgttattattattaattttttttttggttgaaaaatCCTGCCACACTTTTATGTGGGCTTAGAAAATTGCCAATGCATGCTCGGGCTTAGAAGAACCGCAGGCAAATCTTGTGATAGAACTGTTTTGGAATTTCAACTTGCTTTGATGTTCTTTTGCTAGAGATGCTGCATATACGCGCATTAAGGTTGAGAAGTCATATAGATTCGAATATTCAAAAATGGGAGACTACTTTATCAGTTCTCTAATCTAATGGTATTAAAAGAAGGGAGAACTTTAAGGAGGACTCGAGACTCGACGAGCTAAAAggggcaaccaaaaaaaaaaaaaaaagtggcctctttttttttttttagtactaTTTCCTTATTTAGACCAATTAATCCAAACAGGGCCTTAGCAAATCCCGCTAGTAAGTATAATATTGTTGTTGCCACGATGCCTCCACACTAGTGGAACTCCTGaaccattttaatttttcattagGTTTGGACCATATTGAATAATAGGAGGAGGAAGTTATTTCGTTCCTAAAGGTTTGTGATCGAAATttgacaaatatatatatatatatatatataaaaggttCATATTGCATTTTGCGTGTCGTTTTCCGCATCATCATACGTGAAAttcataaaattttattttataattatatattatcgAAAGAAAATTATATCGTATTCATACAAAGAATACTTCTCGTACATTGTACATAAAATCAGCTTGAACAAGTTTCCTAACCATTCGGGCCCGTGTCCGATTGAATAGGCCCAACTTTCACCTGCCTCTGCATTTGATTTGACACGGAGAGGCTGTGTTGGGAAAGAAACAGCGTAAGATGACAGCGTTGCATTACCAATTTACCATGCTCCGTCGCCCCGCACGTAGAAAATGAGAGTTCTGCCAAACGCATTTCTTGTGGTTTTGCTAGCAATTCTTAATTAGAGAATTAAGCAAATTTAATTAAATTAATAATGTAACTAAGTTAGAGAGTTAATAAATGTAAATGTTCACATTTATATAACAAATTATCTTTATTATCTGTTAATATGTCGAGacacttgttaaaaaaaaaaaaccccgtATTAAACACAGAATCAACAGAAAAGGATAATCTTTCTTGCATCATTGATAATTTTGTCGTGACATATCCTATGGACCTACTTGTTTTCTGGATTTGTATAAACCTTCTAAGTATCCTCAACGCATCTTTCTAAAGTTGATTATTATCTTGGATGGTTTTTCGCTGTATGTCGCAGAAATTAGGTCCATTTTGCAATGACATTACTCTAAAActaaatatagttttttttaaaaacatgtTTTCCACTTTGTTTCTTCTCCCTCTTTTTATATCGaatatataaatttacaaaaaaatgttatactttttttgtttttttgaaatatgcaatccaaacaaactgtATTGTAGTCTACCACTGCTATTTCGCAACTCGCAACTGAATTTGGAGGCAACTGAACGATGACCTCTTATGAATTCTTTGAAAGTGCGTAAGATCCaagtgttatatatatatatatatatatctttatgaacaaaaaaaaactcaatttttCTTAGTAACTATTGAACCTAATTTCcttgagccaaaaaaaaaaaaaactgtatttGGACTAATTCTCTAGGGCCCCAGCCGGCTTATTTCCCACGAGGACGAGGCCCATGTCCAGGTAATTGACATGAACCTTCCCTAGGccgaaatgaatgaaatgtgcTCCATTCTCAAGCAAGGTGACCAAAGGGACGGACTGTGGGCCTCCTACCACAACAGAACACCGCATTTCTATTTCCTAGGCTGATCCGTTCGAATATAAAGATTCGGGTTTCCAACCGAACTTAAGATCCAAGAAAAACCATTAAATCTCAGGGAAGGAGAACAGTTTATGGATTTTGCAAGTATCATTCTGGTGAATGGGGAGGCAAGTTCCCCTTCATCTGCACAATAGTAAATTTCTTGTATATTATAGCTTAGAGTGTcgcttttttaaatttaaaaagaagATATGTTAAGAGGCCAAAAGCTACCTTGAAACTTTTCTGCTTGAAAATGGTTCTGACATAATCAGCAGACTTCGAATGGGGTGGATGGAACCTCATAGCATATTGTAGGTTTTCTATTTAGTTTCTGCCCAAAACCGACTAAAGTTTGTCGACAAGCTACTTTTAGAAACAAATTCACCTCATTTCATTTGTGCCTTCGgaagattttttatttttaccgTAACACCTGAACAGCGACAACAAGAACTCAGCAGCTCTATATGACAATTAATGGTGGAAAGAACACTTCATATATAAGCAAGACAGGTTTCTATACAAATAATGCAGAGCCTTCTGACCTATTCGGCACCGCCCATGAAAATTCACAGAGCTATACTAGGTACATCTGGTCCGATAGATGCTCCTGCCCTAAATTGTTATCATACTCGCACCAGGCAAAACGTGCAGTTGAGGGTCTACCGTTTGTATCagaaaaaattgtcaaaagcaACCTGAAATTCTGCGGTATTCCTAGGTTTTGGAGTTGAGGCAGTAGCAAGACCTTTGAGCAATCTCAAAACGTCAACAGTGTCGTCAAGGTAATACTTGGCCTTGCTGGGCTTTTGCCCAACAGTACAAGCAAAGATCTCAGGAGCTGAAGGGAGGGAAGGACCTGAGACAATGGTTAATATGCTCTCAAACATGTCTTCATCCGATCTATCATCTCCAATGCACATTACAAACTCTGGTGGCTTCCCTTGATTCACCAACATGCTGAGAATCTTCTCCGCAACTAAGCCCTTGGTCACTCCCTGAAGGCAGAGTGAAATTGGTCAATTAGTATCTGTTCGCAGCGCAGAAGGAATTCACTGACTTTGACAACGGATATTGACCTTTTAAGAATTATTCCTTAAGAACTTCAGAAGAACTCCACTCACTTAACAACGGTTATGTGGGTTATGTgttgtccttttctttttcacatTTAACTCAATCTCAGAATGCACATGACCCATTATTGTGATTGGGTGGGCGGCtgcatgagagagagagagagagagagagagagagacaactGTCATACCTGTGGCTTGACTTCGACAATATGCTGGCCCCTCTTCACGACTGCAGGTTCATTTGCAAGGACATTTTCCAAATGATCCAACAGTTCCTTAGCCTGGCATGACCCAAAGTCTGGACCAGCTTCCTGATGATGCCACACCAATGCACTTTCTTTCGTTTCTATGCTTGAGCCATCGGTTGCCTCTGTATATAGTTTCATAATTGGTTCCACAATTTCCTTCCAATCAAGATTAGCCGCCAAAGATTCCCAATCAGAAGATTTGTTCCACCTGCATTCAAAGATATCAATGTACGTCTCATTTCAAATACCACCTAAACTAGGAGTTAAGAACAGAACAATGCGATCTCTACCTTAGAAAATATCCATGCTCAGCAGCTATTCCTAAATTGTTACAAGGAGAAAGCCATTCACCTAAGGAAGTCCTCCCTCTCCCACTAACTATGAATACTGTGTTCTTAGGATCACTGCTCAGAGCATCCAACAATGCAATAACGTCGGGGCTTGGTGCCTCAATAATTGAGGAATGAGGTACAATAGTGCCATCATAGTCCAAGAATATTGCTCTCCTGTTTGTCCGTTTATATGATGAAACAATGTGTTCGTTAGAGAGCTTCCTAAAACTCGGAGAAAGCGAAATAACTCTAAAACCCAGGCCTAAGCCAATGCCCCAGGAGCGCTTATTGTAGTGGTCCTTACATGCCCTCTCCAAGTCCTGCAAGAAGCTACGGGCCCAATAAGCTACATCATGTGAACTCACGTACCGGTAGTGTTTCTCATGGCGGAGTTGCTTTTCTGATTCAGACATGGAAATTGCTGTATTCAGGGCCTCAGCCACTGCTTCAATATCCCATGGATTCACCCTAATTGCTCCACTAAGAGAAGGTGAACAGCCAATAAACTCAGACACAACAAGCATGCTTGTCCGAGGAGATTCCATTTTGGCACTACCCAAGGCTTCATCCATAGAGGGAGAGCCCTGCCTGCATACTATATACTTGTATGGGACCAAGTTCATCCCATCCCTCACAGCATTTACTATGCAACATTCAGCCATGGCATAATAAGCAGTTTTCTCAAAGCGAGCAACAGGACGATCAATCACAATTACTGGCTCATACCCGGGGTAACCATAAGCTTCATTGATCCTTCTAGCAGTTGAATATGTCTCCTTCTTTGCTTCCTGAACATCTTTCCCAGAGCTCCTAGCAGGATTAACTATCTGAACCAAAACTACTTTGCCATGCAAAGAAGGGTGTTGTTGCAGAAGCTGTTCAAAGGCTAGCAATTTCAAGCTGATGCCTTTGAAAATGTCCATATCATCAACACCAATAATTAACTTTTTCCCATGGAATTGGTCTTCAATCTCTTTGACCTTCTCAAATGTAGACGGAAGATTCAACACAGATTCAAGTCTTCCCATATGAACACCCACAGGCAAAATTTTAATGTACACTGTGCGCCCAAAGTACTCAAGCCCAATGTGTCCGCGTTTAGATTCATAGTCAAGGCCTAGCATTCTACTACAGCATGAGAGAAAATGGCGGGCATAGTCAAATGTATGAAAaccaatcagatcagaattcAGCAATCCTTTCAGAATTTCATCCCGGACGGGCAGAGTTCGGTATATCtcagaagaaggaaaaggactGTGGAGGAAAAATCCAAGCTTCACTCGATGGTATCGCTTCCTCAAAAATGTAGGGAgaatcatgaggtgataatcatggACCCAGATAAAATCATCATCAGGATTGACAACTTCCATAACCTTATCTGCAAATAATTTATTTGCACAGACATAGGCCTGCCAAAGCTGACGGTCAAAGCGATCCCCATGATCTGGGCAAATGGGTAGCATGTAATGAAAAAGAGGCCAGAGTTGTTGCTTACAGAAACCATGATAAAACCTTTTCTGAATGTCAAGAGGTAAAAAAGTTGGCAAACATTTAAATTCATCCAGTAGTCTCTGTGCAACTTCTTCCTGTTCACTGGCTTCTACTTCAACCTTCAAAGAACCCACATATATAACCTCAGTATCGGGTGAAAACCCATCCTTCAATTGCAACAGAAGTGAATCCTCATCAAAGTTAAAGGACCATTTTGCAGTCTCGCTGTCCCTTCTAGCATGCAAAGGCAACATATTTGCTACAATTATTTTTCTCTCTCGACAAACTGATGATGTACCATCTGAATCTCCATCATTGCTGCCATAACTATCAGAGATGATTCCAGGGACAGACATCAGCCTTGGAAGAGCTCTAGGAGTTTGAGGGATGTGTGGCAATTCTCCAGATGTGAAGTCCAAAAAGCTTGAACCCGATCTTGATACCATCATTCAGAACAGAATATCCTTCTAAAGGGTCATAAAGCCACTAATTAACACCGAACACCCTGCTCCCAAGTGTCCTCCAATAATTTAGACACAAGCCTTGTCTAACTgctaaaaaaaaagcaaaaaaaaaaaaagaatgatcaACATTGTGCTTTTGCTGTATTAATCTATGATTTATAGATAGAACAGCTCCaaaagtaatttggaaaaaagaaaaaaggtgtGATGCTGCAAATTTGAATCTCGTAGTCCCGTCACAGAGATAAAATCAAGCTATCAGCAATAACTTATTCAAGAGTAAATATGTTAAAAATAGAGCAGAATCTACATATTACAAGCATTTATATGGCTGCTTTGAAAGCCACCCAAAGAATGGTGTGGAATAGGTTTAGGTAGCAAAGGCAGAACTTCAAAGAAAGtaccaaaagaaaaagcaaagcaagCTTAGTTAACTTTAGTGTGCATAATTCATCACAGAAATAGTGGCTAATTACATTTTATACCCCATCCACTGAAgcgaaaagaaaacaaaaaagaaaaagttcaaacaccaaaaattcactAACCAGATCAGGCATCAAAGGAACAAAAAACAAGTTTTACACCTGACAACTACAGCTGATatgaaattacactaaataaGCATAATCGGGATAAATCAACCAAGTATAGCACATATCTTTGGCTAACTTTGCATTAGAGATTGATAAAAACTAAGTAACCATTACATTTGAAATCCCACTTAACCAACACTACAACAAACCAAGCAGAAATTAACAAGGTGGCCAGGTTTTCCAATCATCATGAGCAAAGCCATCCTATACACAGAATAGGTAAAAACATGAAAAGGCAGATATAATCCAGTTAATTTATAACAAGTTCACCATCctcaaaattttattacttgaGGAGGAAAAGAATTAAAAGACATCCAAACCTTTTCTGGTCAGGAACCCCTGGCCCTATCAGAGGTCTGGAACAAGATCAGATGACTCATCTTAGGTAGGTACACACAGCCAATGAAGATCAAGGCAAGTCTTACAGAAGGAGACTATGCTATCTAAGCAAGATGGAGCATTATCAAAGAAATTCTAGCAGAAAAAATAGATTATCACTTTTCCTGGTTCTGTAGGAGGTAAGACAGCTTCTAAAAGAAAGTAGACTTCTTGTTTGATGGAACGAGGAAATGGAAGCCTGTGTTGCTTTGTGTACTTTTTAAGCACAAATCAGACATGTGAACTTGCAACATTTAGCGAGTTAATAAAGGATAAAGAGTAATGCTaaagaagaaattcacaaaaattgaaCCTTTTAATGTAACAATTTAACATAATGCAGGTCACACTAACCATTCTCATGCTACTCTAAAGGAAACGAAATCATGTCTCTTGGACAGATAAACATTTCCTACCGAGTATACAACTATTATAATATAGTGTTGCGGTATTTTTCCAAAAGGGAAATTGGAAAGGAATGAGTTTGGCATGGACATTTGCTCACTTAGAGTCTATCCAAACCACTATGTTCAAGACAAAAAGCAATATTGCAAAAtatatgtgtttgtgtgtatacatatatatatgtacatgtatatgtatatgcaCTGTACACGCATGCACACATGTATAAGACGAATTACTTAGATGCGATGTGAAAAACTAGTTTCAAACAATGTAGAATTGAACAAAATTTGCAGAAACAAATTTACATTCTGCAAATCATATATGGAAAAATAATTCTGCTCATGGATTGAAAGTGTGTGCATCAACCAGGACCATCTAAAACTCCATTCcatgggggaaaaaaaatctgaagCATAATCTAGCAAAGAAATGTAGTACCACTTGTAAGCAAAGTATCTTAGGAAGACTTGATAATTGTGGCATAAATTTTAGAATAGAATACAGACTTGAACAATAAAACGTTAGACCCAGTagttataaatcaaacaaatatGCAAACTAGTCATCATATACGTCCCCTGCAACCAACTGAACAATATCACCAGTAAGGTAGGTGTACATAAAATGAGAGGAAACGACtaaatcacatggtccacaacaATGACCTTGAACTAAATGCAGCCTAGGGTAAAAATTATCAACTTTACAACATTAAACCTCTGACAATAAGGGTATAAATGTTTCTTCCAAAGCACTTAATGCCTCCGGAAATTTTCATTTCTAAGTTTTCAAATGGATATGAAACTGAAGTTGAATTGTTGTCCCTAGTTTATGTTGTCGTTTCCAGAGCCACCTCATTTGCAACTCTGTCAACAACTAATATATCACGTGAGCCTGAAAGTGACAAATGTATTGATACGTCATTAAAGAAAGAATCCAGCAACCGATGTATCAGAAGTACCATACCATGCATGAGACAAATGCAGTAGAAGAAATGACACGACGGTTTCACATCTCGAAGCTACCTGCTCATTAAGTGCTTTATTGAAGACCACATTTCCCTTACCTTTTCAACATGAAATCCTACGTACTCACAGACCTTCATGACCATATCACAACCATAAGAGATATCTCTAAAAATCCAAGTGCAAGTTTACAACCCATTGATCATCATATCTTTCTATACACTTGAACCAGATATTCATACACATTTCCAAACTTCTGCCAAAGTAGCTCCATTTAAGCTATGCTTTTACAAAAATCTGTTAATACAATCCCTGACCTAGGAAAGGATATAGCCATAAGAACAAATTTACTGGATTGCATTTTCAGAGCCAGCTCCCACAAGAGTCCTGCATTATTAACTCTCTAACGAGCCAGCTCAGTTGCAACGCTGCCAACAACTAATATATCACATAAGCCTGAAAGTGACAAAAGTATCAATACATCATTAAAGAAAGAATCCAGCAACCATTTATCGAGAGTACTGTGCCACGCATGAGAGAAATGCAGTAGAAGAAACGACACGAGGGTC
Encoded proteins:
- the LOC113717382 gene encoding probable alpha,alpha-trehalose-phosphate synthase [UDP-forming] 9, yielding MMVSRSGSSFLDFTSGELPHIPQTPRALPRLMSVPGIISDSYGSNDGDSDGTSSVCRERKIIVANMLPLHARRDSETAKWSFNFDEDSLLLQLKDGFSPDTEVIYVGSLKVEVEASEQEEVAQRLLDEFKCLPTFLPLDIQKRFYHGFCKQQLWPLFHYMLPICPDHGDRFDRQLWQAYVCANKLFADKVMEVVNPDDDFIWVHDYHLMILPTFLRKRYHRVKLGFFLHSPFPSSEIYRTLPVRDEILKGLLNSDLIGFHTFDYARHFLSCCSRMLGLDYESKRGHIGLEYFGRTVYIKILPVGVHMGRLESVLNLPSTFEKVKEIEDQFHGKKLIIGVDDMDIFKGISLKLLAFEQLLQQHPSLHGKVVLVQIVNPARSSGKDVQEAKKETYSTARRINEAYGYPGYEPVIVIDRPVARFEKTAYYAMAECCIVNAVRDGMNLVPYKYIVCRQGSPSMDEALGSAKMESPRTSMLVVSEFIGCSPSLSGAIRVNPWDIEAVAEALNTAISMSESEKQLRHEKHYRYVSSHDVAYWARSFLQDLERACKDHYNKRSWGIGLGLGFRVISLSPSFRKLSNEHIVSSYKRTNRRAIFLDYDGTIVPHSSIIEAPSPDVIALLDALSSDPKNTVFIVSGRGRTSLGEWLSPCNNLGIAAEHGYFLRWNKSSDWESLAANLDWKEIVEPIMKLYTEATDGSSIETKESALVWHHQEAGPDFGSCQAKELLDHLENVLANEPAVVKRGQHIVEVKPQGVTKGLVAEKILSMLVNQGKPPEFVMCIGDDRSDEDMFESILTIVSGPSLPSAPEIFACTVGQKPSKAKYYLDDTVDVLRLLKGLATASTPKPRNTAEFQVAFDNFF